The Apis cerana isolate GH-2021 linkage group LG16, AcerK_1.0, whole genome shotgun sequence genome segment gataaataaaagaattattttataaatataatagaatgagctactttatttttgacaacgttacattgaaaaatatttttataaaattaaatgaaaatattaaaattataaatcttttcttttcatcgtaTCAAAAATATGACAATCATACGAAAACATagttttctattatttgaaataaatttcaatttaaagaaaaaattccttatggaattaaataatcaaataaaaatattaaaattataactctCTTCACTCTTTTTCTTACTACTTACTATGTCACATATAGAAATATCAGTATCATGTAAAAACGTGGTcgtaatctatttttatcatgttatcgtataattttttgttccaGAATTGtgcttcaattaaaaatatacgagagaaaaaaaaaaaaagaaaaacgacttACTCAAGGAATTAGACATGGGCTCGTCCGCGAGGAAATATTTACACATATGATCAATCACATCCTCGAATCTGTCTTCTGGTATCTCTTGAATAGAGAATTTTATCGGAACATCTGtgtctttctttttgatttcgaTAGTTTTCCACACTTTCGGTGGGCCGGCTGGTTTTaacggaaaaataatttccccttcttttttgctcattattattttttttcagaaccGATATGAACGGATGATACGTGAACAAAATTGCGAAGGAAAATAGACCGATTATGCGATGGAAATTGAtgagttaataaatattaaatgtcacTCGTCACAGTTACTGTTACTTTGTTGAAGACTCATAGCCGAATGACTTATGAATTGCATAACTGCGGTAGTTTTGAGTTATCATGCACGCtgattatatagttttataactGTTATGtgttctatataatttaatttttcttacgatAAGTATTGTTAGAATAGATAAGTAACTTTAtccgatatttattattgctgCAATGTTGTATTATTACAccgtggaaaaaataaatttggaatatacgattaattaaaacgcaATTGTTTTCATGAATCAttcatattaatgtatatttaaaatgcaaaaaatatttttattattagtagttCGTTAgttttcgttttataaaatacgagTTTCTGTTTGAAGAAGAAATGGACAATAGTTGCTTGTCACAATGCTTTTATTgtctatattttatgaattatgttgAATcaacagaattaaaataaaatttaataaaaaaaaataatatccaacTTTAGAAACCATAATTGGTCTCTTGCACactttttttatgtatcaatAAGTTTTTGCTTTagcatatttcttaatttaatagcttttctttgattattttgaaatatttgtatcagatatattataattttaaaataataaaaagattattaaaaaattgtttctataaaaaactcttttattgtttcatgccgattatttacatataaatacacatgtttacgatatttatttctctacaAAATctgtattaaaatcataatcatCAGATGCTGAGATGTTGAATTCTTCGAGTTGACCCGCCAATTTGGTAGCtgctttttctataaaattcaaacgataaagcaaaatatatattgaagaaatatatttttttttttctaagaaaaaaaaataatgttcttACCTCTTCTagctcgttcttttttttcttttttaaattgcaatttattcattttatttaatttctgattaccttcaatttcaaaaagtggatctgttttctttttttttgtttcatccattttcttttttgacttTTCCATTTGTTTTTTCTGTTTATTCTGGATTTTAAtttgctataaaaattattattacgatataattatcttaataggaaatatatatatatttcgtatgtataatatgtataatatgtgtTAACTTACTGCTTGCTTTTGCAATTCAACCTCCATAGCAGATAGAACTGGTCCAGAACTTTCAATTAATAACGAATCAATGGTCTGTTTCTTTGAAGATTCTTCGAAATTATCAAGCATCATTTTTTCTTGTGCAGCAAAACTTTCAATATCGAATTCTTTACTAATTTGGCTAACTATTTCTGCAGATACGTGACATTCCGGTTGTTCTGGAGGAACAGTATAATATCTAAgaaaatagttattatatttattaagttattatatttgataatctataaaatacaatgttttatatctaatttttatacctAATTTTTCCAGAGTTCCAATCTTCCAAAATACTGCGAGCTGCTGCTATTGTATCAGGTATTCCACCTTTTCTGAATTTTCCCATTCTGGTAGCttttaaagcaaaaaattCATCAGGTGTTGAATATTctgttatattatacatttccaTTATTTGCGGTTTAGAAACTCTTTTCAAAATAGCAGTTGCAGGTGTGTATGGATCTTTTAGGGATTGAATTTTTACTGCATTTTTTAAAGCTACTGAAGATTCATCTGAATTATCTCCAGGATTAGCAAAAACTATACCTGgagaatctaataattttattttagagtcTAATTGCACTGCTTGCATAGTTTTTGTTACtccttaaaataaaagaataaaaaattataaaaaaaaacgtataaacgaacatcataaaataaatcttataatcttataatctaAATACCTGGAGTACTGCCCACATTACATGCTCTACTacgttttaaagaattaataacgcTTGATTTGCCAACATTTGGAAGTCCAACAATTCCAACTCTAATGCTAGTTTTAACATTACCAACATTTCTACAATAATTTGCTAACAGCGACAACAATAATTCAGCACCAAAACAGGTTCCACTTTGTATCAtcttttcagttttttttcctaattttcttcTACCCAATCTCTTAGCTTGATCTTGAGTGGAAGCTTTAAATGCTACGGCTGGTAAACTACTACGCAAGTACTTTAACCATTGATCTAAATTTTCTCTGGGTACTAAATCtgctttatttaaaactattaccaatcttttatttccttttgcAGATTGTACAGCTTCTTCAACctacaatttatataagttaccttatatttataatatatcttatatttataatatatttaatatacctgTTTACATCTAGTTCCTAAAGGATCTCTAGCATCAACAACTTCAAGAATAACGTCAGCTGCATCTAAAacttttttgaattctttgtAATAtgcttttaatgaattttcctcTTTAGTTAAagcatcttttattttttcatgtggTGTATCTATTTCCATCTGTTGATGTTGCTGTTGTTTATTCTCTGCAGCTGAAACTAATCCTTGCAGACCTGTTTTAGCAAGTTCTTCTTGCTTTTTTTGACGTGCAGCTTCACGTTGCTTTTGTTTCTCTTCTTCGTGTTGTTTTCTCATAGCTTCTACTTCTTTAAGAATATCTTCTTTAAAAGGACATTGATTTGgaacttcaattatttttggtTTGTCTATAAAACAACACAAAATCATTAACAtctataatcataataattcaaatatacacttataatatttacttttaggACGTTTCTTTGCTTCTTTTCTTAACTTCCTATTGTGTTCTCGaacttttttctcaattttatacCTTTTTCGAGCTGGCATTCGTTTGCTCGGTttctctataataaataacataaacaacaaataaaataaatataataaataaaactataagaataattatagaaaagttatattttttaaaaaaaatattttttaaaaaaatttaggatAAACAAAACTTTCAATGTacgttataaattgtattaattggattaataataatttaacttacttaaacaaaatttcgccattttcttaaattttttatattaattttcaatattcatatataataacaataaattaaaacaccaaaatatatttcaatacgtCACGTGTAACTAGTAACTAAAAGGTTAGGTTAAAATAGGTTAGGAAAGAATCAGGCCGGTAAACATAAgaatatacaatacatattgaatatttgcaTGCACTGCATGCAAACattcatttgtatttgattcgttttttgaaaattctgacgttaattttaatttatatgtatacaattattttttaatattgctaatttattaagaaatcataaataaattcacaaaattcattatttgattttaagaaaaataaacaggaaaaaaattcaaaaattagaatgacaattgataataatttgatcagATAAAATCCATGAAATTATGTGTCAAGTTATTTGTGCTGCGTCGTTGAcaataaaatgagaaatttaagTAGTTATGTGAGAAACcgaaaattgttgaaagaCAGTGAAAGGTGTATTTGTATGCATATGAGAATTCTCACACTTTCATTCTGCTTCGCAAAAACTAGT includes the following:
- the LOC108000262 gene encoding guanine nucleotide-binding protein-like 3 homolog, translating into MAKFCLKKPSKRMPARKRYKIEKKVREHNRKLRKEAKKRPKNKPKIIEVPNQCPFKEDILKEVEAMRKQHEEEKQKQREAARQKKQEELAKTGLQGLVSAAENKQQQHQQMEIDTPHEKIKDALTKEENSLKAYYKEFKKVLDAADVILEVVDARDPLGTRCKQVEEAVQSAKGNKRLVIVLNKADLVPRENLDQWLKYLRSSLPAVAFKASTQDQAKRLGRRKLGKKTEKMIQSGTCFGAELLLSLLANYCRNVGNVKTSIRVGIVGLPNVGKSSVINSLKRSRACNVGSTPGVTKTMQAVQLDSKIKLLDSPGIVFANPGDNSDESSVALKNAVKIQSLKDPYTPATAILKRVSKPQIMEMYNITEYSTPDEFFALKATRMGKFRKGGIPDTIAAARSILEDWNSGKIRYYTVPPEQPECHVSAEIVSQISKEFDIESFAAQEKMMLDNFEESSKKQTIDSLLIESSGPVLSAMEVELQKQAQIKIQNKQKKQMEKSKKKMDETKKKKTDPLFEIEGNQKLNKMNKLQFKKEKKERARREKAATKLAGQLEEFNISASDDYDFNTDFVEK